One window of Paenibacillus sp. FSL K6-3182 genomic DNA carries:
- a CDS encoding right-handed parallel beta-helix repeat-containing protein codes for MNILKLVMSLMLGLQLLIIPNQASAEAPDSKDYYLIELSKFGIYNDGTHPIETTKGINNALQWAVKNGKTTTSLPPGTYLIDKANRINMVSNMVFDLPMDAVLQKETNDKESYQLMYLGYGVHNVTLRGGTYAGDRETHNYSKKDNKHSSGTHEAGYGIFTQGAYDITIDGVKSINFTGDGLILGGYGTMAKDLYEDHFVLGAFDDKGKNVANAKKLRTKQPLNFTNTIFKTEKQFELSNAIKLPYKFDIFFYKANGAFIKKLANVKVRELIDIPEGATQFHLVFEQATKKGAYVEFWNKSVTKNVVVKNSEFAYNRRQGITVGGADQVLIQNNVLHHIKGTMPQSGIDVEGGFGENGHRNSNITIKSNKFHDNASYDVILYDGKDAIVEDNHLASKGAIGLAISDPFKGAMIKGNHFDGSRIAAAHDATFIDNKMNDSYTSFTGPNIKIDGMTFTDSMFLISAKDAFGVSASNIVMNNNKKSDSGLSLWGKPIRLKNITINGEGKLRVVTGGITEGSIIDNLKVTGFNTDSGLTLPPATYNNCEFIGATGTGKFGSIAVAQAGKYVFDGCTFQSPPALSTLVIAEHPKLDLTIKNSTFELLGNSQAISVQSAKNLLLENNTITAEKLTSDKTEIVRINDYWKRNDPHDVLKAVIRGNTIKTNLAAIGITTLYAGTGAPAYLIENNTLYTAKLVQKKNDILKNNSIKKQ; via the coding sequence GTGAATATATTAAAGCTAGTCATGTCACTAATGCTCGGATTACAGCTATTGATAATACCTAATCAGGCTTCGGCAGAGGCGCCGGATTCCAAAGACTATTATCTAATTGAACTTTCTAAGTTTGGCATTTATAACGATGGTACACATCCTATTGAGACAACAAAGGGCATAAACAATGCACTGCAATGGGCGGTTAAAAATGGGAAAACGACGACGTCACTGCCGCCGGGTACCTATTTAATCGATAAAGCTAACCGGATTAATATGGTCAGCAATATGGTGTTTGATCTCCCGATGGATGCGGTGCTCCAGAAGGAAACAAATGATAAAGAGTCGTATCAACTCATGTATTTGGGTTATGGCGTTCATAACGTCACGCTGAGAGGCGGGACCTATGCAGGTGACCGGGAAACACATAACTATTCTAAAAAAGACAATAAGCACAGCTCAGGCACACATGAAGCTGGTTATGGCATTTTTACACAAGGAGCTTATGATATTACCATTGACGGTGTGAAATCGATTAATTTTACAGGCGATGGTCTCATACTGGGCGGTTACGGCACGATGGCAAAGGATTTGTATGAAGATCATTTTGTATTAGGCGCATTCGATGATAAAGGAAAAAATGTCGCGAATGCCAAAAAGCTTCGAACGAAGCAGCCGCTTAATTTTACGAACACGATTTTTAAAACGGAAAAACAATTTGAACTGTCGAATGCGATTAAGCTGCCATATAAATTTGATATCTTCTTCTATAAAGCGAACGGAGCTTTTATTAAGAAGCTGGCAAATGTGAAGGTGCGCGAGCTCATCGACATACCGGAAGGAGCGACGCAGTTCCATCTTGTATTCGAGCAAGCGACCAAAAAAGGCGCCTATGTGGAATTTTGGAACAAAAGTGTAACGAAAAACGTGGTTGTGAAAAATTCTGAATTTGCTTATAACCGTAGGCAAGGGATTACGGTCGGCGGTGCTGACCAAGTACTTATTCAGAACAACGTTCTTCATCATATCAAAGGGACGATGCCGCAGTCGGGAATAGATGTGGAGGGCGGTTTTGGCGAGAACGGACACCGCAACAGCAATATTACGATCAAAAGCAATAAATTTCACGATAATGCTTCGTACGATGTCATTCTTTATGATGGAAAAGACGCAATCGTAGAAGATAATCATTTGGCATCAAAAGGTGCGATTGGGCTAGCCATCTCCGATCCATTTAAAGGGGCCATGATCAAAGGCAATCACTTTGACGGCTCGCGCATTGCAGCGGCTCACGATGCTACATTTATCGATAACAAGATGAATGATTCCTATACTTCGTTTACGGGTCCTAATATCAAAATAGATGGAATGACCTTTACGGACTCTATGTTTTTAATTAGTGCGAAGGATGCTTTTGGAGTGAGTGCATCGAACATCGTTATGAATAACAACAAAAAGAGTGATTCTGGTCTATCGCTTTGGGGAAAACCGATTCGATTGAAAAACATAACGATTAACGGCGAGGGTAAGCTTAGGGTCGTAACGGGCGGTATAACCGAGGGCTCGATCATCGATAACTTAAAGGTAACCGGCTTTAATACCGATTCCGGGTTAACGCTGCCTCCTGCCACATACAACAACTGCGAATTTATCGGAGCCACGGGAACGGGTAAATTTGGATCGATTGCGGTTGCACAAGCCGGCAAATATGTGTTCGATGGCTGTACCTTTCAATCACCGCCAGCGCTTAGCACATTAGTGATCGCTGAACATCCGAAGCTTGATTTGACAATCAAAAATTCGACATTTGAGCTATTAGGCAACTCCCAAGCCATTAGTGTACAATCGGCGAAAAACCTGCTGCTGGAGAATAATACGATTACAGCGGAAAAGCTGACCTCCGATAAGACGGAGATTGTGCGTATTAACGATTATTGGAAACGAAATGATCCGCATGATGTTCTTAAAGCAGTGATTAGAGGAAATACGATTAAAACCAATTTGGCGGCAATCGGCATCACTACTTTGTACGCGGGAACAGGAGCACCAGCCTATCTCATTGAAAACAACACCTTATACACAGCTAAGCTGGTTCAAAAGAAAAACGATATTTTGAAAAATAATTCGATTAAGAAACAATAG
- a CDS encoding glycerophosphodiester phosphodiesterase translates to MLKRLGRSIRDFRETYKQHLLFEYLFMLLTSFVIIPIISFIFNRMLRVLGSGSVLNGDVYKIGLSYTGVAGLIAICLVAVLVLFIEFGVVITISQQHYFGKQVLISDAVLTTLRQTPKLFGFGLIQLLFFLLFLVPFIESPLSTSLFAQFNVPIFFNSRVLSSSMMMLSLYGLLLLAGVYTILRWIFVLHFIMIEDKSIRVAIRSSLLLTKGKRLTIFVNLFLLNVFVFALGFVVISSVAYLPAWLDINVLKVVSNHYSLTLTTVLTYMFTLLLVPINIIFLTRLFYHFKRTRGVMPRDQLRLFRNSWVGPLEQRLMTFLKGRTRKRVLYSSILAAYLALALFVSYAANDQLVYVKWSVLLSAHRGDTLVAPENSLEAIRSSVAQSIDAVEIDVQMTKDGVVVLNHDYNLQRMAGVPKRVSELDYEEIARLNIAKAGGEPDEIVRIPMLSEVLGEVLGKSKLIIDLKPYGSGEQLAEHVVALIEQFDMVQDCYIQSFDRSTLQHIRSLNPEINIGQILYFALGDLSLLDVDFYTIEQIMLTEQLVERAHKKGREVWVWTVNSERNLKEVLKFEIDGIITDYPARAHNMVELK, encoded by the coding sequence ATGCTCAAGCGGCTTGGTAGAAGTATCCGTGACTTTCGTGAAACGTACAAGCAACATTTGTTGTTTGAATATTTATTTATGCTCCTAACGAGCTTTGTCATTATTCCGATTATTTCCTTTATTTTTAACCGTATGCTTCGTGTACTTGGATCGGGCTCTGTATTGAATGGCGATGTTTACAAAATTGGTCTGAGCTACACGGGCGTTGCTGGATTAATCGCGATCTGTTTAGTAGCCGTACTTGTGCTTTTTATCGAGTTTGGCGTAGTCATTACGATTTCTCAGCAGCATTATTTTGGCAAACAGGTATTGATCTCTGATGCCGTGCTAACGACGCTGAGACAGACGCCTAAACTATTTGGATTTGGCTTGATTCAGCTGTTGTTTTTCTTATTGTTTCTCGTGCCATTTATTGAATCGCCGCTGTCAACTTCCCTTTTTGCACAATTTAACGTCCCGATATTTTTTAACAGCCGCGTCTTGAGCTCGTCTATGATGATGCTTTCTTTATACGGCTTGTTGCTTTTGGCGGGCGTGTACACCATCTTGAGATGGATTTTTGTTTTGCATTTCATAATGATCGAAGACAAATCCATTCGAGTAGCAATCAGAAGCAGTCTCTTATTGACGAAGGGAAAGCGGTTAACGATCTTTGTTAATCTGTTTTTGCTAAATGTGTTCGTTTTCGCGCTTGGTTTTGTCGTCATCTCGTCTGTTGCTTATTTGCCAGCGTGGCTGGATATCAATGTGCTTAAAGTGGTGTCCAATCATTATTCATTAACGCTAACAACGGTACTAACCTATATGTTCACTTTGCTGCTCGTGCCGATTAATATCATCTTTTTGACAAGGCTCTTCTATCACTTTAAACGTACACGGGGCGTGATGCCGCGAGATCAGCTCCGTTTATTCAGAAATAGCTGGGTTGGCCCGCTTGAGCAGCGTCTTATGACTTTTCTAAAAGGCAGAACGAGGAAACGAGTGCTCTACAGCTCTATATTGGCTGCTTATTTAGCGCTTGCGCTGTTTGTCAGCTATGCTGCTAATGATCAATTGGTTTATGTAAAATGGAGCGTGCTCTTGTCTGCTCATCGCGGCGATACGCTCGTTGCGCCGGAAAACTCGCTGGAAGCGATTCGCAGCTCAGTGGCGCAAAGCATTGATGCCGTTGAAATTGATGTACAGATGACAAAGGATGGCGTAGTTGTCCTGAACCATGACTATAATCTACAGCGTATGGCGGGTGTGCCGAAGCGGGTGAGCGAGCTGGATTATGAGGAAATTGCGAGGCTGAACATTGCCAAAGCTGGCGGTGAACCCGATGAGATTGTGCGAATTCCTATGTTATCCGAGGTGCTTGGAGAAGTGCTGGGGAAGTCGAAGCTAATCATTGATCTTAAGCCATACGGTTCAGGCGAACAATTGGCTGAGCATGTTGTCGCATTAATTGAACAATTCGATATGGTGCAGGACTGTTATATTCAATCATTCGATCGGTCTACGCTTCAGCATATTCGGTCACTGAACCCTGAAATTAATATTGGCCAAATTTTATATTTTGCACTCGGTGATCTTTCGCTCCTTGATGTTGATTTCTATACCATTGAACAGATTATGCTGACTGAGCAGCTCGTGGAGCGTGCGCATAAAAAAGGCCGTGAAGTATGGGTGTGGACAGTTAACAGCGAGCGAAATTTAAAAGAGGTGCTTAAATTCGAAATCGACGGCATTATTACCGACTATCCTGCACGCGCGCATAATATGGTTGAGCTGAAGTAA
- a CDS encoding uracil-DNA glycosylase family protein, with protein sequence MKQIEKYKPFIESLPPGSLSKEQLFVKQLLLHEEQDMSIYYVPYEYVNTSAKVMIIGITPGFTQMEVAIRSAREDLVNGVSYDLIDQRAKKLASFAGSMRKNLIDMLDQIGLPAALGIKSSELLFYELRDLLHTTSAIRYPVFIKGKNYTGHSPVILKSKTLYHYAESIFLPELLAVNDALVIPLGKSVSDVVKHFADKGWIDKERCLFEMPHPSGANGHRKSQFEQNKAQMQQQVITWFS encoded by the coding sequence GTGAAACAAATTGAAAAATATAAACCTTTTATTGAGTCGCTCCCGCCCGGCAGCTTGTCCAAGGAGCAGCTGTTCGTGAAACAATTGCTTCTTCACGAAGAGCAGGACATGTCGATTTATTACGTGCCTTACGAATATGTGAATACCTCTGCTAAAGTGATGATTATCGGCATTACGCCAGGCTTTACCCAAATGGAGGTAGCCATACGCAGCGCGCGGGAGGATCTTGTAAATGGGGTGTCTTATGACCTCATTGATCAACGCGCGAAGAAGCTTGCCAGCTTTGCAGGCTCTATGAGAAAAAATTTGATCGACATGCTCGATCAAATTGGATTGCCTGCAGCGCTTGGCATAAAGAGCAGCGAGCTATTATTTTATGAGCTTAGAGATTTACTGCATACAACTTCAGCAATAAGGTATCCCGTGTTCATAAAGGGTAAAAATTACACCGGGCACAGCCCTGTTATTTTGAAATCAAAGACGCTATATCACTATGCTGAGAGTATCTTTCTTCCAGAATTGCTGGCGGTAAATGATGCGCTTGTCATCCCGCTTGGCAAGTCGGTATCCGATGTAGTCAAGCATTTTGCTGACAAGGGATGGATAGATAAAGAAAGATGCTTGTTCGAAATGCCGCATCCCTCAGGAGCAAATGGTCACAGAAAAAGCCAGTTTGAGCAGAACAAAGCACAGATGCAGCAGCAAGTGATTACATGGTTCAGCTAA
- a CDS encoding SGNH/GDSL hydrolase family protein translates to MHSKKVRMITSFAFLASLLWIFALGWSIKDYLFGTASQSAVSQDTEQPAESSSGLKIIALGDSLTRGTGDIEGKGYVGYVSDQLKQSGTDVSLINLGIKGLTSSELVEQMKQKEIERQIGQADIILMTIGGNDLFLGGQSLTDLSEASISGLEEAYLNHLKTILTSIRAVNTEATVYLLGLYNPFSEFQNGELMSTVVRNWNSKTAETLAQHSKAVLVPTYDLFQLNAEKLLFTDHFHPNEIGYRLMAERVAVLIADAGGQS, encoded by the coding sequence ATGCATAGTAAAAAAGTTCGTATGATTACCTCTTTTGCGTTTCTAGCCAGTCTCTTATGGATATTTGCTTTAGGCTGGTCGATAAAGGATTATTTATTCGGAACAGCGAGCCAATCAGCTGTATCGCAAGATACGGAACAACCAGCAGAATCATCAAGCGGATTAAAGATTATTGCATTAGGGGATTCGTTAACGAGAGGAACAGGCGATATCGAAGGAAAAGGGTATGTGGGTTATGTCAGCGATCAACTGAAGCAGTCCGGTACAGATGTTTCCTTAATTAACTTAGGCATAAAGGGACTTACCTCTTCAGAGCTAGTGGAGCAGATGAAACAAAAGGAAATCGAGCGGCAAATTGGACAAGCAGACATTATTCTGATGACCATTGGCGGCAACGACTTATTTCTCGGTGGTCAATCGCTTACGGATCTGTCTGAGGCAAGCATTTCGGGATTAGAGGAAGCGTACTTGAATCATCTAAAAACGATTTTGACGAGCATTCGTGCCGTTAATACAGAAGCGACCGTTTATTTGCTTGGACTGTATAATCCGTTCAGCGAGTTCCAAAATGGTGAGTTAATGTCGACCGTGGTTAGGAATTGGAATAGTAAAACTGCAGAGACACTGGCGCAGCATTCGAAAGCCGTTCTGGTTCCGACCTATGATTTGTTTCAGTTGAATGCAGAGAAACTGTTATTTACGGATCATTTCCACCCGAATGAGATAGGGTATCGCTTAATGGCTGAGCGGGTAGCCGTGTTAATTGCTGATGCAGGAGGACAATCATGA
- a CDS encoding ABC transporter ATP-binding protein, protein MSDITLAVQGLRKVIGKRTIIKDLSFELKRGEVFGFLGPNGAGKTTTIRMLVGLIKPTSGTIHICGLDIAKHFTKAMRHLGCIVENPELYPFLSGMDNLRHFAVMINGITQERINEVVALVGMQDRVNDKVSTYSLGMRQRLGIAQALLGKPDVLILDEPTNGLDPSGIREMRAFIRFLAEEEGLTVLVSSHLLHEIQLMCDRVAIISKGEIIRVDSVKQLLSSEERLVWRLQPQELGRSILGDVTAVLGETTDTVMTAYVEHAVGEWNRKLVEAGVSVLEMNRKLPALEDLFLELTGGESID, encoded by the coding sequence ATGAGCGACATTACATTAGCGGTTCAGGGTTTACGGAAGGTGATAGGCAAGCGGACGATCATCAAGGACTTAAGCTTTGAGCTGAAGCGCGGCGAAGTATTTGGTTTTCTAGGCCCTAACGGAGCAGGGAAAACGACGACGATTCGGATGCTGGTCGGTTTAATTAAGCCAACCTCCGGCACCATCCATATATGCGGCTTGGATATTGCGAAACATTTTACAAAAGCGATGCGGCATTTAGGATGTATCGTAGAAAACCCAGAGCTGTATCCGTTTCTCAGCGGAATGGACAATCTTCGCCACTTTGCCGTTATGATTAATGGAATTACGCAGGAGCGGATCAATGAGGTTGTTGCGCTTGTTGGCATGCAGGATCGAGTGAATGATAAGGTAAGCACCTATTCACTTGGGATGAGGCAGCGGCTTGGGATCGCTCAAGCACTGCTTGGCAAGCCTGATGTCCTCATATTGGACGAGCCAACGAATGGGCTTGATCCATCGGGCATTAGAGAAATGCGTGCTTTTATAAGGTTTCTAGCCGAGGAAGAAGGATTGACCGTGCTCGTATCGAGCCATTTGCTGCATGAAATTCAATTGATGTGTGACCGGGTTGCGATTATTTCCAAAGGCGAGATCATTCGAGTAGATTCGGTTAAGCAGCTGCTGTCCAGCGAAGAACGTCTAGTATGGCGGCTGCAGCCGCAAGAACTGGGACGATCGATACTTGGCGATGTTACGGCTGTCCTTGGTGAGACAACGGATACGGTTATGACAGCTTACGTTGAACATGCAGTTGGAGAGTGGAATCGCAAGCTTGTTGAGGCTGGGGTAAGTGTGCTGGAGATGAATCGGAAGCTTCCCGCGCTTGAAGATCTATTTCTTGAGCTGACAGGAGGCGAGTCGATTGATTAA
- a CDS encoding ABC transporter permease, whose product MINLVQNEMTKLVGKRRFIVISIIIIVLLSMFTYAQAKQAESIKERLGDVDWRTELQQQIVDMQNRLSSAGQWREQIQIQIKQSEYYLNNNVNPSEPGAPTFIRGFVQNSAELFLPLLIMIIAVDIVSSERSMGTIKLLLTRPVSRFKILLSKYIALILSVSLVIFIFGLLSYLISAVMFGNQGWSAPVLTGFSTQGGELDISGVRLVSQWQFIIQQFGLAWFISLVVGTLSFMLSILMRSSAAGMGTMLACLIAGAILSNMVSSWDSAKYLFMVNLGLMDYVSGSAPPIEGMTLGFSLAVLAAWMVGSLLVSFTVFMRKDIY is encoded by the coding sequence TTGATTAATCTCGTTCAAAATGAAATGACGAAGCTGGTTGGCAAACGACGTTTTATCGTCATTTCGATCATTATTATCGTTCTTCTCTCGATGTTTACTTATGCGCAGGCGAAACAGGCGGAATCCATAAAGGAGCGGCTGGGTGACGTGGATTGGCGCACCGAATTGCAGCAGCAAATTGTGGATATGCAAAATCGGTTGAGCAGCGCAGGACAGTGGCGAGAGCAAATTCAAATTCAAATCAAACAATCCGAATATTATTTGAACAATAATGTGAATCCCTCTGAGCCGGGAGCGCCAACCTTCATTAGAGGTTTTGTTCAAAACTCGGCGGAGCTGTTTCTCCCGTTGCTCATCATGATTATTGCGGTAGATATCGTCTCCTCAGAACGTAGCATGGGAACGATTAAGCTGCTGCTAACCCGCCCTGTGAGCAGGTTTAAAATATTGCTCAGCAAATATATCGCGCTGATATTGTCCGTTTCCTTAGTTATTTTCATATTTGGTTTGTTGTCTTACCTCATCTCAGCCGTTATGTTCGGTAATCAAGGGTGGTCGGCTCCCGTATTAACCGGATTCTCCACACAAGGCGGCGAGCTCGACATATCAGGTGTCCGCCTGGTGTCACAATGGCAGTTTATTATTCAGCAGTTTGGACTAGCATGGTTTATCTCGCTTGTAGTGGGAACGTTATCGTTCATGCTGTCCATTCTAATGAGAAGCAGTGCAGCCGGGATGGGAACGATGCTCGCATGCTTGATTGCAGGCGCTATTCTTAGCAACATGGTATCCTCATGGGATTCGGCCAAATATTTGTTCATGGTCAATCTTGGTTTGATGGACTATGTCAGTGGATCTGCTCCTCCAATCGAGGGCATGACACTTGGCTTCTCGCTTGCCGTGCTGGCCGCTTGGATGGTCGGTTCGCTGCTCGTTTCATTTACGGTGTTTATGAGAAAAGACATTTATTGA